The Bos mutus isolate GX-2022 chromosome 29, NWIPB_WYAK_1.1, whole genome shotgun sequence genome includes the window TCTTTCATATTGTTGCGTGTATcaataatatatttcttttttattagtaGTAATCCATTGCTTCTATATATCCACAAATTGTTTCttacctgttgatggacagttgGTAGTTTCCCGTTTGAGTTACTGTGAATAAAGGATATATAAGAATTCATGTACAGAACTCTTTCTGAACCTCTGTTTTCATTTACCTTAGATAAATACCTAAGAATTGTTTGGCCATAGGCAAGTTTAAAAGAAACTACCAACCAATCCTACAAAGAagttgtttgattttattttccattagcaCTGTATAAGAAGTGGAGTAGCACTGTATAAGAAGTACTGTATAAGAAGCAAGGAGAAGCACTTGCTCTGCATTCTCAACAAAACGATATTGTCCCATTTTCAAGTGTTAGCACCTCTAGTGGGTAcatagtgaaagtattagtcacccagttgggtctgactctttgcaacccatgcagtgtagccaggcttctctacccatgggattctccaggcaagaaaatgttAAGCTATATAACGACAATGATTGCAATGAActgaaacacacataaaatatgGTTAAATTAGGAAGAATATAAAGatactaaagaaaaataactagCTTTCTTTGGTAGATAATCACAaactaaattattattttgaaaattagaaaatgaaggtGAGGTAAACACTTCTAtatgaactgtggtgatggataCACAATCTGTGCATGTGATAAAATTGCTTTGAGGTTAgtttacatacacacaaatgagtATAAATAAAAATGGGGAGATCTGAAGAAGATCAagagcccctggtggctcagagggaaaagaatcttcctgcaatgtggaagatgagggctcgatccccaggtcaggaagatcccctggagaagggaatggctacccacatcagtattcttgcttggcaaaTTCCAAGGACATCCTGGGTGTGATATTGTATTATAACTTTTCAAATTGTTCCCCTTGGGGGAAACTGCTAAAGGGCACACAGGATCACTCTCTATTATTTCTTGTACCCctatgtgaatctacaattaactcaaaagaaaaagtttaatttaaaaatcttcactAGCAGCATTTTCACAGATAATATATTGCTGAATGTAGTCTTGAAAAGGGCACATTCTTATCAGCATATTTTCCTTATGAATGAGAATATACAAGTGAAGAATTCTTACAAATCTACCTTCTTATGCCCTCAACCTCCTCCCATTCTACACAGTCAATCTACAGGTCCAACATCAAGGTGACAAGTTTAGCACTGCTTATGAATTAACATTCCTTTAGTGAAATTACACAGTTTTATTAAAACAGTCAACTCTATTCTTTAAATCCTTTCAAATAACCTTTTAATCATAATTGATTATGCGTGATTGTGAATAACTAATGATGAGGAACAACCATAATGACAGTGACTGACGTTGTTGATAATAATAACCGCGGGGGTTGTGGGGCTGGTGGCGCTGCTTGTAATGATGatactgtggatggtgatggaCTCATTGATGCTAAATTACTTGAAAGGAGGCATTAGACTGTAGTTTCTCAAACAGCAAGTTGACTTCcccaataaaaggaaaattaacacACTTGAGACCCAAGAACATAATTCACAACCCAAGTGTTAATCAAAACTCTAATTGTCCTTTGCGAAGGGCCCAGTCTCTGAAGTGACTGCCTCCCAGGAGAAGTTCTGctcatatacatataaacacaccCACACATCTCCCAACCTCATGGACCCTTTTTTCATGATGATGCTGGCCCGTTTGAGTAACTTTAGGATTAGATGTAAATCTATACGGTCCTCTCATCTACCAATATTGATTTCCTAACTGTCAAAATTGAGGCATTTCCAAATACTTCCAGGAAACTGTGTACAGCTGTAGATCGATAGAGGTATTTAATTACAATTTAAACAATTctatgagaaaaatatttctttcatcacCTCCTGTGTCTGATGCAGGCTATCTCCAACCCTGTGTTTACCTTCATCTCCGGGTGGTTTTTCTCTGTGTGCTGTGTTCTTGTGGGCAGCAATCCTGAGCCTCTGATGGTCTGGTAGAACTGGAGGTAGGAACTGTAGTGACTGATATCAAATATGGGGTcatgttttcctattttatattgttagatgATTGTGGGAATCAATAATTAAGTCAATGCTGTCTAGGATTTTCCCATCTGCACCTCCCTCACGAAGTAAATACTGTTCACTCTGTACGGCCCTGTGATTTCTGGCAATGGTATATTCTAGGTGGATTGTCTATGTTTCTTAAGTTTTAAGAGGCAGAATTTGAGTAGAAGGGAATTTGTAAGATATTTTTAATCTATTGTTGCTCCCtgcaagaatttttttcttttttacaattaaCAGAAATAATACTCAAAAAATCTTAGTTACCTCTGATAGCAATTATTATAAAGTTAGCAATTTAACCATCAGTAATTTAACATGTAGAGTTTATAGTGCAATTCAGATTTTCTTGTCTTCatactattaatataattaaggatttttacactagaaaaaaatatatagttagtGCTGACGTTAGTATTATTATAGGAATGAGACAGTACATTATAAAGTAATACATAAAAAAGCAGATTacaaagattatttaaaatacatgtatgcttatacacatatagatacataagtgaaagtgaattgacatactcagtcatgttggactcttgggaccctgcagactgtagcaaccaggctcctttgtccatgagattctccaggcaagaatgttggagtcaGTTGCCACgcccatctccaggagatcttcccaacccagggatggaaccctcggtctcctgcattgcaagcagatactttaccatctgagccaccagagacacctagataacatatttttgtagatattcagtcaccaagtcgtgtccgactcttggcaaacccatggacttcagctgccagggctccctgtccctcatcatctcccagagtttgtccaagttcatgtccattgaatcggggATGCATATATGCACTGAAACATTGAAAAACACCTAAAACAATAGTAATGACTATTGCTTGTCTCCAAGGAGCcggaagattattttatttttgcttatttgtattcCTGATTTTCTGCAATGCACATATACTGGCTtggtaatatttctttttatttcttaaattaatgaattagtttatttatttttgcctgcactgggtcCTTGGAGTTGCACAAGGCTTCCTCTAGTCGCGTCAAGTAAAAGCTGCTCTCTAGTtctgtgcacgggcttctcatgaCAGTGGCTGAtcttgttgcaaagcacgggatctagggcacaggcttcagtagctgcagaactcaagcttagtagttgtggcgcacgggcttagttgctctgtggcatgtgggatcttcccagaccagggatcaaactcatgttgcCTGcgctggcagacagattcttaaccactggaccaccagggaagtcctgataatttttctttaatgcatCTTAAATTAgccataaaatttatcatctttgtCCAAAAATTCAGTAAGTTAACttcactaaataataataaagtactgCAAAGATGATAATCTAGAACAACGTAACATAGTTTAGTGGACAAATAACAAACTGGTAGACAGAAGTCCTAAGGTTTAGTTAGACCCAGTTCTGTGTCTTCCTACTTTTATGCCTATTGATAACTTACTTAAATTTTAGAGCTTCTGATTCctacagaagaggaaaataatatagcTTTCCCCTTTTTATATGCTATGCACCATATAAGACATCAAGGATAAAACACATTCAATCAAAACATTGCTTAGACCTCCAGATGCATGGATTTGTAAGGCTACACTCTTGGGCAAAGGGAAGAGTTCATGATCAGAAGAAAGCAGTTTCAGTTTCAAGTTCTTCATAATTAGAAAGTCTCTGGAAAGTCGCTTAGTGTCTGGCACTTCAGTTTTCTCCATATAAACATGCAAATGAAAATTCTACTCTTAACACATTTCTCCTCATATGCAGTATTCTTCAGAGGAGTTAATGAGAATGACTTCTGAAGAGCAGTATACAAAAGGTAGTAACTGTATAAGTAACCAATTAAAATAGTGCAAGTTTAAGGCTTTAACTTAATGAATACCTGTCAGAGAAGGGATATCTATAGGTATCATATCCAGCAATGATGATCCAAGCTTCTTAGGACATGTCTATAGCTTAAGTACTTTGTCATCAGGGAGATGATGGTTTGATATCAtgatcaaaaaatgaaaacaagaacaaTAATAAAAGTAGCcggtatgcccagcagtgggattgctggatcataaggttggagagggagagggtgggaagatttgggagaatggcattgaaacatgtataatatcatgtatgaaacaagttgccagtccaggtttgatgcacgatactggatgcttggggctggtgcactgggacgacccagagggatggtatggggagggaggagggaggagggttcaggatggggaacacatgtatacctgtggcggatccatttcgatatttggcaaaactaatacaatattgtaaagtttaaaaataaataaaatttaaaaaataaataaataaataaaagacaacaagtactaaaaaaaaaaaaaaaaaagatggtgagCATTTACCCTGGAATAACCTATATGTCAGGGCCCAGGCTTCACCAGAGATTAATTAACTAGAATCTCTCTGGGTGGAACATAGATATCAACCCTTTTTAAATGTTGCAGGTGATTATAATGTACAGCCAATGTTGAGTACCACTGCCGTAGGGCCTGAGGCCAGTGAAACACTAGGAAAACATTCCAGACATCTACCGACAGCTCACATTTGTGTAAGAAATGGCATCTTGAAAAAAAGATTCTAACTGCATCATCCCATATTATTTCTACAACCACCTTAGAGATTGTTATCACTCATCTCTTCATCTTTCAGACACAGAAATTGACTTGAAACTCAATAATTCTGTTGTAACTACCATATCCCCCTGACACTTCATCAATCTGAGATCAGTTACTGGATGTTCACATTCAGTCAATATTTAGGACTTGCATAAATGATAGAATTTcatttctgaaacaaaatatATCTCTGATATTAACTCTAGTGCTTATTACCTACAGGATTGAGAGTCGCAAACTTGAACCTTCTTCAGCCTCATCTGGAGACAGTGTGGTACACAGATCACTGGGCCCCATCTCAGAGTTCCTGACTTGGTAGGTCTGGGGAgaggcctgagaatctgcatctCTAACATCTTCATGTAATGCCAATGATGCTGGCCCAGGAACTGCACTTTAAGACCCACTGTGCTAGGCTGTTTCAGAACCACGAAAGTGACAGCAGCTCCAGATCTTGCCCCCTTTTGGGCTCATCTTTGAAATACTCAGGGTCTTGTCTTCCTCCCAAAACAAACAGCAGGATGAGGGAATATTCATCAGGAAAGACATCAGGATCACACAACTGGCCCAGATTCTCAAAACTAGCTTCACCAAGCAGTGCAAGAAGCAGCCTTTCATGCAATTCTTCTCTCATCACACAGGTCCCCCAAGGAGAATGGCTGCAGAAAATCACTCTACAGTGACAGAGTTCATTCTCGGAGGTTTAACAAATCGACCAGAGCTCCagctccctctcttcttcctcttccttgggATCTACTCTGTCACCATGGTAGGGAACCTGGGCATGATAACACTGATTTGTCTGAACGCTCAGcttcacacccccatgtactacTTCCTCAGCAACCTGTCCTTTGTGGATCTCTGCTACTCCTCTGTCATTACCCCTAAGATGCTGGTGAACTTTGTGTCAGGAAAGAACACCATCTCCTATGCAGGATGCATGGCCCAGCTCTACTTCTTCCTGGTGTTTGTCATTGCTGAATGTTACATGCTTACcatgatggcctatgaccgctatgttgCCATCTGCAGACCTTTGCTTTACAACATCATCATGTCTCATCGAGTCTGCTCCCTGCTGGTGGCTGGGGTCTATATCATGGGGCTCATTGGCTCAACCATAGAGACTGGCCTCATGTTGAAACTGCCCTATTGTGAACACCTCATCAGTCATTACTTCTGTGACATCCTCCCCCTCATGAAACTTTCCTGCTCTAGCACCTATGACGTTGAGATGACAGTCTTCTTTTTGGCTGGATTCAACATTGTAGTTACTAGCTTAACAGTCCTAATTTCCTATGCCTTCATCCTGTCCAGTATCCTCCACATCAGCACCACAGAGGGAAGGTCCAAAGCCTTCAGCACCTGCAGCTCCCACTTTGCAGCTGTGGGGATTTTCTATGGAACAACCGCCTTCATGTACTTGAAACCCTCCACGGCCAGTTCCCTGGCCCAGGAGAACATGGCCTCCGTGTTCTACACCACAGTgatccccatgctgaaccccctgATCTACAGCTTGAGGAATAAGGAGGTGAAGGCTGCCATGCAGAAAACTCTGAGGGAAAAATTGTTTTGATACAAATGTTattattctttctcaattttaaaaatagcttgacTTATCTGGCATGTGTCCCCAAGGGCAGAGgggtttttggccatgaggcatgtggaatcttagctcccaacCAGGGGCTGAATGCACACCCACTGCCTTGGAAGGTgacttcttaaccactgtactaccAGTCACTTCTTTATTTCAAGACTTCAGGCTCTTTGGTCTGTGGATTGAGACTGTTTGACCAGTATCATGTGTGACAAGGAGGACCTTACACAAGTGGCCAAGGGCTTAGAATAGAGCCCAACAGGAGAGGCAGAGTCTGATCTTAAGGAAATGGCTTCCTGTGGAGCCGGGCTCAGCCTGCAGCCCTGTTCTAGGAGTGACCGTGAGCATTCCCTCGTGTTCCCTGGCCTCATCCTTCTGAGTCCATGTCTGTCACTGGTGTCAACATGACCTGTCCCAACCCCAGGGTCTGCTCTTCTGTTCCCTGCTCACTCCCACATCCACCTTTTCTGCCCTTCCTTTCTATGAACCCTCAATTTCCTCCTTGATTGGTTCTCTAAGTCATTCTGGTGGGGCTGGTGAGGGGTGGCCTCACGTCAGCCTTGGGACCCCTGCTCTTTTCTGTGTCCATGCCCAGCCTGTCCATCTGGCCTGCCGTGCTGGTTGTTGTCATGGAGATGATCTATCATGTGATAGCATAGGAGCCCCACCTCCAGGGACTGACCCTTAGGTCAGAGGGCTGACCAGATGCACTGCACTCTGTATAATTTGGGGCAAGAGAGATAGGGTAATTGGATGGGCTTCTCTTCTTTGTTCATGAACTTGACAGTTTGGCCAAGGGCCAAACTCAGTCTACCCTGAGTGCACAGCACCTCTAGGGGTCACTGTGAAACAATGCCACActgccaggaccctgccccaacaGGAGCCTCAGTCAGCAGGCTGGATGGGACAGGAGGGGTCCTCTTGCCCAGTGTGCCTTGTGTTTGGCTCACATCAGAGTAGCCTAGGATGCTTAACTTCTCCTCCCAatcttattttgaataatttaaagccttcagaaaagttgaaagtgCTTCGAAAGCCCTCTCCCTCAATAATGTGTCTCATTTGTGTTCTTCTTTTCTTGAACTACTTAGAATTAACTCattgtcttaaaaaaattaagttgtagACACAGCACTTcacttttcttgttgttttttatttttaaactcaagtatagttgattttcaatgttgtgttaatttctgctgtatggcaaagggattcagttatacatatatgtgcatcctttttaaatattc containing:
- the LOC102270716 gene encoding olfactory receptor 8A1 → MAAENHSTVTEFILGGLTNRPELQLPLFFLFLGIYSVTMVGNLGMITLICLNAQLHTPMYYFLSNLSFVDLCYSSVITPKMLVNFVSGKNTISYAGCMAQLYFFLVFVIAECYMLTMMAYDRYVAICRPLLYNIIMSHRVCSLLVAGVYIMGLIGSTIETGLMLKLPYCEHLISHYFCDILPLMKLSCSSTYDVEMTVFFLAGFNIVVTSLTVLISYAFILSSILHISTTEGRSKAFSTCSSHFAAVGIFYGTTAFMYLKPSTASSLAQENMASVFYTTVIPMLNPLIYSLRNKEVKAAMQKTLREKLF